In Shouchella patagoniensis, the following are encoded in one genomic region:
- the uxaC gene encoding glucuronate isomerase, translating to MISTGYTFISNQFMLHSKTAERLYHEFAKDMPIIDYHCHVSPQEIATNRSYENLTELWLHGDHYKWRAMRTMGISEEYITGGKTDKEKYMKWAEVVPYTMGNPLYHWTHLELKRYFQIDDLLNPKTAEGIWEKTREQLKSKELRTQGIISQSNVEVICTTDDPIDSLEAHETIANDDSFATNVYPAFRPDKSLFVRSPQYPSYIEQLAEAAGTTIYTCNDLVEALKNRAAYFHARGCRLSDHGLETLPFSSCKESEAEAIFAKARIGEELTIEEERQFQTYVLLSLGRVYHSLGWTMQFHLGALRNNNLRMLDRLGPDTGFDSIGDFPIARELNQFLNELDRNNELPKTILYTLNPIYNDVIASAIGNFQSSDAVGKIQFGSGWWYNDQKDGMEKQMKDLANIGLLSTFVGMLTDSRSFLSYTRHEYFRRILCNLIGSWVEAGELPPDEEWLGKLVQNICYHNAKHYFQL from the coding sequence ATGATTTCAACTGGATATACGTTTATTTCAAATCAATTTATGCTGCATTCAAAAACGGCAGAAAGACTTTATCACGAATTTGCGAAAGACATGCCAATAATTGATTACCATTGTCATGTATCGCCTCAAGAAATTGCCACTAATCGAAGCTATGAGAATTTAACGGAACTATGGCTCCATGGAGACCATTATAAATGGCGGGCAATGCGAACGATGGGGATTAGTGAAGAGTATATTACTGGCGGAAAAACAGATAAGGAAAAATATATGAAATGGGCAGAAGTGGTGCCATACACGATGGGTAATCCTTTGTACCATTGGACGCACCTTGAGTTGAAGCGCTATTTTCAGATTGATGATTTGTTGAATCCGAAAACGGCTGAAGGTATTTGGGAGAAGACAAGGGAACAGTTGAAATCAAAGGAATTACGGACTCAAGGAATTATTAGTCAATCGAATGTGGAAGTGATCTGTACGACGGATGATCCGATCGATTCCCTTGAAGCACACGAGACAATTGCAAATGATGACTCCTTTGCAACAAACGTATACCCTGCTTTTAGACCAGATAAATCTTTGTTTGTGCGTTCACCTCAGTATCCGAGTTACATCGAACAGCTTGCAGAAGCAGCTGGAACAACGATTTATACGTGCAATGATTTAGTAGAGGCACTTAAAAATCGAGCAGCGTATTTTCATGCAAGAGGCTGTCGCTTATCAGACCACGGATTGGAAACATTGCCATTTTCAAGCTGCAAGGAGAGCGAAGCTGAAGCAATTTTTGCAAAAGCGCGTATCGGTGAAGAGCTTACTATAGAAGAAGAACGCCAATTCCAAACGTATGTGCTGTTATCTCTTGGAAGAGTGTATCACTCCTTGGGTTGGACGATGCAGTTTCACCTTGGAGCGCTACGTAACAATAATCTCCGGATGTTAGATCGCCTTGGGCCGGATACAGGGTTTGATTCAATTGGTGATTTTCCTATTGCGCGTGAATTAAACCAATTTCTAAATGAGCTTGACCGTAATAATGAGCTCCCAAAAACAATTTTATATACGCTAAATCCAATCTACAATGATGTGATCGCATCGGCAATAGGTAATTTTCAATCAAGTGATGCTGTCGGTAAGATTCAATTTGGTTCTGGCTGGTGGTACAACGATCAAAAGGATGGAATGGAAAAGCAAATGAAGGATTTAGCGAATATCGGACTGCTTAGCACTTTTGTAGGTATGCTTACCGATTCGCGTAGCTTTCTCTCGTATACAAGGCATGAGTATTTCCGACGTATTCTTTGCAATTTAATTGGAAGTTGGGTGGAAGCAGGTGAATTGCCGCCAGATGAAGA